One segment of Engraulis encrasicolus isolate BLACKSEA-1 chromosome 7, IST_EnEncr_1.0, whole genome shotgun sequence DNA contains the following:
- the LOC134451772 gene encoding odorant receptor 131-2-like translates to MTNQSVEEAPVVHQQFYRLEMKESQMIKLVVAIFASLLFVYINSIMFHTLLSKPVFRELPRYVLFAHMLCNDSAQLLVSMTLYLLTMHLQAIPKVLCAFILLLATATFRNAALNLAVMSLERYVAICFPLRHSEIVDQKSAGVSIGVIWFLSALNVVIDIIYALMVNPVSFKNPMLCSRERFIFSKWQVDMFQAFNSFYFVAVTCILIFTYINVVLAARSASSKKDSAKKAQQTILLHFGQLVLCVNSFIYGTIERALYMGSSLELFFHLRYLNFLFVLLLPRCLSPLIYGLRDDAVRPLFLYYFRCGTRKVKPSVNAH, encoded by the coding sequence ATGACTAATCAGTCAGTTGAAGAGGCCCCGGTAGTGCACCAGCAGTTTTACAGATTGGAAATGAAAGAAAGTCAAATGATCAAACTTGTTGTGGCCATTTTCGCATCACTGCTTTTTGTTTACATCAACAGCATCATGTTTCACACTCTTCTCAGTAAGCCCGTGTTTAGAGAGCTGCCTCGATACGTTCTGTTTGCCCACATGCTCTGCAATGACTCAGCCCAGTTGCTTGTATCTATGACATTATATCTCCTAACGATGCATTTGCAAGCAATTCCTAAAGTTCTGTGTGCTTTCATTTTGTTATTAGCCACAGCAACATTCCGCAACGCCGCTTTGAACCTGGCCGTAATGTCACTTGAGCGCTATGTGGCCATTTGCTTTCCATTAAGACACAGTGAGATTGTGGACCAGAAATCAGCAGGTGTTTCTATTGGTGTCATATGGTTCTTAAGTGCGTTAAACGTTGTAATAGATATTATTTACGCACTGATGGTGAACCCTGTGTCTTTTAAAAACCCCATGCTCTGTAGTCGAGAGAGGTTTATCTTTTCAAAATGGCAAGTGGATATGTTTCAAGCCTTCAATTCCTTTTACTTTGTGGCTGTAACTTGTATATTAATTTTCACCTACATTAATGTTGTACTTGCGGCTCGATCTGCCTCATCAAAGAAAGACTCAGCAAAAAAGGCACAACAGACGATATTGCTGCATTTTGGTCAGTTGGTTCTCTGTGTTAACTCTTTTATTTATGGAACTATAGAGAGAGCCTTGTATATGGGCAGCAGCCTCGAGTTGTTCTTTCATCTGCGATACCTTAATTTCCTCTTTGTTCTTCTTCTGCCTCGGTGCCTGAGTCCCCTAATTTACGGCCTCAGAGACGACGCTGTGAGGCCCTTATTCCTCTATTATTTCAGGTGTGGGACTCGGAAGGTTAAGCCCTCTGTTAATGCACACTAA